In Solidesulfovibrio carbinoliphilus subsp. oakridgensis, the sequence CAACGACGACGGCATCCAGGCCGTCGGCATCCGGGACCTCTACAAAGGGCTGGTGGCCGCCGGCCACGACGTCCTGGTGGTGGCTCCCATCTCCGAACAGTCGGCCGTCGGACACGCCATCACCATCGCCACCCCCCTTCGCGTCAAGGAATTCAAGGAAAACGGCTTTGCGGGCCTCGGCGTCTCCGGCACGCCGGCCGACTGCGTCAAGCTGGCCCTGACCACGCTCATCACCGAAAAGCCCGACGTGGTGGTGTCCGGCATCAACGCCGGGGCCAACGTCGGCGTGGACATCCTCTATTCGGGCACGGTCTCGGCCGCCACCGAAGGGGCGCTCATGGGCTACCCGGCCGTGGCCGTCTCGGCCGACGACTACGCCCCGACCGACCTGACCGGCCAGGGCCGCTACGTGGCCGATTTCCTGGCCGGCCGCCCCTTCGAGGCCGCGCCGCCGCGCTGCGTCCTGAACCTCAATTTCCCGTCCCGGCCGGTGGAAGAGACCCTGGGCCTGCGGCTTTGCCCGCCGACCTCGGCCGTGTACAACGACTGGTACGTCACCCGCCAGGACCCGCGCGGCCGCAACTACTACTGGCTGACCGGCGTCATCCCGCCGGAAAGCCTGTCCCCCGAAACCGACCGGGCCCTCCTGACCCAGGGCTACATCACGCTGACGCCCTTGCGCTTCGACTTCACCGACGAGGCCACCATGGCCCGCCTGGCCGACCGCCTGGGAATCCGGGCCGGCGGCTGACGGTTGCTTTTTTCCTTTATTGGGGCAAGATGCAGGCCGTGACGCATACTGCTTCCGGCTCGGCCGGACTGCCTGACGGTGTCGCCTGCACGGCGGCCGTGCGGCAGTGGTTCGGCGGAACAGCCGGCATCGGACTTCGCAAGCATGGCCAAGCACGCCTCACCGGGATCGGCATGAACATCCTGATCGTGGACGACTCCGACTCCTCGCGCCTGCTCCTGTCCACCATTCTCAAGGGCGCAGGCTACGTCGAGCCGCTGTGCGCCGGTTCCGCCGGCGAAGCCCTGGCTCTCCTCGACGAGCGCTGCCGCACCTACGAAGCCCCGGACGTGGATCTGGTCCTCATGGACGTGGTCATGCCGGACATGGACGGCATCGACGCCACCCGGCTCATCAAGGCCGATCCGAGGCTGCGCGACATCCCCATCATCATCGTCACCGTCAAGGACGAGGCCGTAAGCCTCGAACGCGCCTTCGAGGCTGGGGCCATGGACTTCCTGGCCAAGCCGGTCAACAGCATGGAACTGCGGGCCCGCGTCCGCTCCGCCCTGCGCCTCAAGGAAGAGATGGACCAGCGCAAGGCCCGGGAACGCGAACTCGAAGCCCTCACCCGCAAATTCGAACAGCTCTCCAACCAGGACGGCCTGACCGGCGTGCCCAACCGCCGTTGCTTCGAGGACGTCTTTCGCAAGGAATGGCTGCGCTCCCGCCGCGACGGCACCCCGCTCTCGGCGCTCATGATCGATATTGACTGCTTCAAGGACTACAACGACACCTACGGGCACCTGCAAGGCGACCTGTGCCTGCGGCAGGTGGCCGAGGCCATCGAGGCCGCCCTCAAACGGCCCGGCGATTTCGTCGCCCGCTACGGCGGCGAGGAATTCGTGGCGCTTTTGCCCGGCACCGACCTGGCCGGGGCCCTGTCCATCGCCGGCCTCATCCGCGCCAACGTCCGCGCCGCCGCCATCGAACACGCCAGCTCCCGGGTGGCCGAAATCGTCACCGTCAGCATCGGCATCTCCGGCGTCGTCCCCAACATGGACATCGAAGCCGAATCCCTGCTCGCCGCCTCCGACGCCGCCCTCTACCAAGCCAAAAGCGGCGGCCGCAACCGCGT encodes:
- a CDS encoding diguanylate cyclase; this translates as MNILIVDDSDSSRLLLSTILKGAGYVEPLCAGSAGEALALLDERCRTYEAPDVDLVLMDVVMPDMDGIDATRLIKADPRLRDIPIIIVTVKDEAVSLERAFEAGAMDFLAKPVNSMELRARVRSALRLKEEMDQRKARERELEALTRKFEQLSNQDGLTGVPNRRCFEDVFRKEWLRSRRDGTPLSALMIDIDCFKDYNDTYGHLQGDLCLRQVAEAIEAALKRPGDFVARYGGEEFVALLPGTDLAGALSIAGLIRANVRAAAIEHASSRVAEIVTVSIGISGVVPNMDIEAESLLAASDAALYQAKSGGRNRVEVRPAA
- the surE gene encoding 5'/3'-nucleotidase SurE, whose amino-acid sequence is MRILLTNDDGIQAVGIRDLYKGLVAAGHDVLVVAPISEQSAVGHAITIATPLRVKEFKENGFAGLGVSGTPADCVKLALTTLITEKPDVVVSGINAGANVGVDILYSGTVSAATEGALMGYPAVAVSADDYAPTDLTGQGRYVADFLAGRPFEAAPPRCVLNLNFPSRPVEETLGLRLCPPTSAVYNDWYVTRQDPRGRNYYWLTGVIPPESLSPETDRALLTQGYITLTPLRFDFTDEATMARLADRLGIRAGG